Proteins found in one Nitrosopumilus maritimus SCM1 genomic segment:
- the rpsB gene encoding 30S ribosomal protein S2 — MSQQAETTDIKKKILSTGIRVGTQVKTKFMRPFITKASPEGLYMLDLDITLDKIKTAAKFINRLGVENLIVCSGRQYAETPIEKFCETLGSKKLLGRFMPGTLTNPSLPYYIEPKLVLISDPQVDEQAITEATNAGIPVIGIANTDNITSNLDVIIPANNRGRKALATVYWLLVRQILIEKGELKEEDPMNIEIDDFETKITEEEIE, encoded by the coding sequence ATGAGCCAACAAGCAGAAACAACAGACATCAAAAAGAAGATCCTATCTACAGGAATCAGAGTGGGTACACAAGTTAAAACAAAATTCATGAGACCATTCATCACCAAGGCTAGCCCAGAAGGACTTTACATGCTTGATTTGGATATCACACTGGACAAAATTAAGACTGCTGCTAAATTCATCAACAGATTAGGTGTAGAGAATCTTATTGTATGCTCAGGCAGACAATATGCAGAAACACCAATTGAAAAATTCTGTGAAACATTAGGTTCAAAGAAATTACTTGGAAGATTTATGCCAGGAACTCTAACAAACCCATCATTACCATATTACATTGAACCAAAATTGGTTTTAATTTCCGATCCTCAAGTTGACGAACAAGCAATTACTGAAGCAACTAATGCAGGCATTCCAGTAATCGGAATTGCAAATACAGATAATATTACATCAAATCTAGATGTAATCATACCAGCAAACAACAGAGGAAGAAAAGCGCTAGCTACAGTTTACTGGTTATTGGTACGTCAAATTCTCATTGAAAAAGGAGAACTAAAAGAAGAAGACCCAATGAATATTGAAATTGATGATTTTGAAACAAAGATTACCGAAGAGGAAATCGAATAA
- the eno gene encoding phosphopyruvate hydratase encodes MAKITSIEGRILYNSRGSKTIEVDVESEGKFVGRVCAPSGASVGKYEAVSFRNGRPEDSLQVLKENSQKFIGLESSDLKGIHDTLKSFDNSSNYSEIGGALAFAVTIASMESASKALDQPLFKTLSNESSFKFPFPLGNILGGGAHAGPGTPDIQEILICATGAKTIEESIETNLAVHKELRSVLEKEDPNFTNGRGDEGGWAPKLENQKALEVSAMACENLGFTLGKEVSLGVDFASSTQWNEEKSKYVYDRAGFENTTSEQIDFAADIIEKFKLIYAEDAVHEEAFEDMSELTAKFPNTLITGDDLTVTNKGILSKAIDKKSCNAAILKVNQAGSLYDALEFANLANENNIRLITSHRSGESTDSQISHIGLATKSKMLKVGVVGGERVAKLNELLRLSEHDLIRGMAEV; translated from the coding sequence TTGGCCAAGATCACTTCGATTGAAGGACGTATTCTATACAATAGTAGAGGCAGCAAAACAATAGAAGTAGATGTTGAATCTGAGGGAAAATTTGTAGGAAGAGTTTGTGCCCCATCAGGTGCAAGCGTTGGCAAATATGAAGCAGTTAGTTTCCGCAATGGAAGGCCTGAAGACAGTCTTCAAGTTTTGAAAGAAAATTCTCAAAAATTTATTGGGTTAGAGTCATCTGATCTAAAAGGAATTCATGATACACTGAAAAGTTTTGATAATTCATCAAATTATTCAGAAATTGGTGGAGCACTTGCTTTTGCAGTAACAATTGCATCCATGGAATCAGCATCAAAAGCACTAGACCAACCACTATTCAAAACACTATCAAATGAATCATCATTCAAATTTCCATTTCCTTTAGGAAACATCCTAGGTGGAGGAGCTCATGCAGGGCCAGGTACACCAGACATTCAAGAAATATTGATTTGTGCAACCGGAGCAAAAACTATTGAGGAATCAATTGAAACTAATTTGGCAGTACATAAAGAATTGCGTAGTGTTTTAGAAAAAGAAGATCCTAATTTTACAAATGGAAGAGGAGATGAAGGGGGATGGGCACCAAAGTTAGAAAATCAAAAAGCATTAGAAGTTTCTGCAATGGCTTGTGAGAATTTAGGATTTACTTTAGGAAAAGAAGTATCTTTAGGAGTAGATTTTGCATCATCAACACAATGGAATGAAGAAAAATCAAAGTATGTTTATGACAGAGCAGGTTTTGAAAACACAACATCAGAACAAATTGATTTTGCAGCAGACATTATTGAAAAATTCAAATTAATTTATGCAGAGGATGCAGTTCACGAAGAAGCATTTGAAGACATGTCAGAATTAACAGCTAAATTTCCAAATACGCTAATCACAGGAGATGATTTGACAGTAACAAACAAAGGTATTCTTTCAAAAGCCATAGACAAGAAATCATGTAATGCAGCAATTTTGAAAGTTAATCAAGCAGGAAGTCTTTATGATGCACTAGAATTTGCAAACTTGGCAAATGAAAATAACATTAGATTAATCACATCACACAGATCAGGTGAATCTACGGATTCACAAATTTCCCATATTGGTCTTGCAACAAAGTCAAAAATGCTCAAAGTTGGCGTTGTTGGAGGAGAAAGAGTGGCAAAATTAAATGAATTATTACGCCTATCAGAGCATGATTTAATACGCGGTATGGCAGAGGTTTAA
- a CDS encoding DNA-directed RNA polymerase subunit N: MLIPVRCFTCGNLIADKYDDYQNKIKAGEDPEKTLESLGIERYCCRRMLLTTVETIQQVIPFYEAIQRRKQEVQSELE; this comes from the coding sequence ATGTTAATTCCTGTTAGATGTTTTACATGTGGAAACCTAATTGCAGACAAATATGACGATTATCAAAATAAAATCAAAGCTGGAGAAGATCCAGAGAAAACTCTAGAATCCCTTGGAATCGAGAGATATTGTTGTAGAAGGATGTTACTAACTACGGTTGAAACAATTCAACAAGTAATTCCATTCTATGAAGCAATTCAGAGAAGAAAACAAGAAGTTCAATCTGAGTTAGAATAA
- a CDS encoding translin family protein, with protein sequence MTLKNVKPSLNKISKTLGNVQDSREFLLKNTREIIVLCSRSIIAIHKNDTKTGKNNLKKAESLLKKYKKKATGDLRRYIITPEQEFVEAACLIAIVEKKEIPSDKKLGVMPESYVLGLLDCIGELKRMVFDKIRIGEIEEATRVFEVMENLYLQLYTFSMYDKVVKEARRKIDVNRILVDDVRSAITEEKRRTELIKTLKKFEK encoded by the coding sequence ATGACATTAAAAAATGTAAAACCATCATTGAATAAAATTTCAAAGACTTTAGGAAACGTTCAAGATTCAAGAGAATTTTTACTGAAAAACACTAGAGAGATAATCGTTCTTTGTAGTAGATCAATAATTGCAATTCATAAAAATGATACAAAGACAGGAAAGAACAATCTAAAAAAAGCAGAATCACTATTAAAAAAATACAAGAAAAAAGCTACAGGAGATTTAAGAAGATATATCATTACTCCCGAACAAGAATTTGTTGAAGCTGCATGCCTAATTGCAATTGTAGAAAAAAAAGAAATCCCATCAGATAAAAAATTAGGAGTGATGCCAGAATCATATGTTTTGGGATTACTAGATTGTATTGGAGAATTAAAAAGAATGGTTTTTGATAAAATCAGAATTGGAGAAATTGAAGAAGCCACAAGAGTTTTTGAAGTAATGGAAAACTTGTATCTGCAACTTTACACTTTCTCGATGTATGATAAAGTGGTAAAAGAAGCAAGAAGAAAAATCGATGTAAATAGAATTTTAGTAGATGATGTGAGATCTGCAATTACTGAAGAAAAAAGAAGGACTGAATTAATTAAAACACTCAAAAAATTTGAAAAATGA
- a CDS encoding NAD(P)H-hydrate epimerase gives MEITVDQMYNIENKGHDMGFLKKFMMENAGAAAVKRLVEKLGNVDSKNILIFVGMGNNGGDGLVMARHLAGYNAKVTVMLLGNPENIKTEESNWNWSILEKMPSVKLMTGGTTNFDFKPDVIVDGILGTGISGEIREPYASAINYINQTDCYKFAVDVPSGLDPQTGETANIFTKCDMTVTFHKMKQGIPKRKDLTGELFAEKIGIPPEAEEGIL, from the coding sequence ATGGAAATAACAGTTGATCAAATGTACAATATTGAAAATAAAGGTCATGATATGGGATTTTTAAAAAAATTCATGATGGAAAATGCTGGTGCTGCCGCAGTAAAAAGATTAGTTGAAAAACTTGGAAATGTAGATTCAAAAAATATTTTGATTTTTGTTGGTATGGGAAACAATGGTGGTGATGGATTAGTCATGGCAAGACACCTTGCTGGATACAATGCAAAAGTTACAGTTATGCTTCTTGGAAATCCTGAAAATATCAAAACTGAAGAAAGTAATTGGAATTGGTCAATTCTAGAGAAAATGCCTTCTGTAAAACTAATGACTGGAGGAACTACTAATTTTGATTTTAAACCCGATGTGATTGTTGATGGAATTCTGGGAACTGGCATATCTGGAGAAATCCGAGAACCATACGCATCTGCAATTAATTACATCAATCAGACTGATTGTTACAAATTTGCTGTGGATGTCCCATCTGGATTGGATCCTCAAACAGGTGAAACTGCAAATATCTTTACAAAGTGTGACATGACTGTGACATTTCACAAAATGAAACAAGGAATTCCAAAAAGAAAGGACTTGACTGGTGAATTATTTGCAGAAAAAATTGGAATTCCTCCAGAAGCAGAAGAGGGAATTCTATGA
- a CDS encoding MBL fold metallo-hydrolase, whose product MIVHQIQVGNMQNFSYIVVDEDTSESIIIDPSWDLIELEMVIKENDLKIKYIVNTHHHFDHTIGNEAMAESTKAPIIQHENSELKHDITVKDGDVIEFGNSKLKVLHTPGHSKDSICLIGDGKIFSGDTLFVGNCGRIDLPGGSAKELYHSLFDILYSLDDNLVLYSGHNYGHKEISTLGQEKITNMVMQKRTEQQFLDMMG is encoded by the coding sequence ATGATAGTTCATCAAATCCAAGTTGGAAACATGCAAAATTTTTCTTACATTGTTGTAGATGAAGACACAAGCGAATCTATCATAATTGATCCATCTTGGGATCTCATTGAGTTAGAGATGGTAATCAAAGAAAATGACTTGAAAATAAAATACATTGTTAATACTCATCATCACTTTGATCACACCATTGGAAACGAAGCAATGGCAGAATCTACCAAAGCACCAATTATTCAACATGAAAATTCTGAATTAAAACATGATATCACAGTCAAAGATGGTGATGTCATAGAATTTGGAAATTCAAAATTAAAAGTACTTCACACTCCAGGCCATTCCAAGGATAGTATTTGTTTGATAGGTGATGGAAAAATTTTCTCAGGTGATACTTTGTTTGTTGGAAACTGTGGCCGTATTGATTTACCTGGTGGCAGCGCAAAAGAACTCTATCACAGCCTATTTGATATCCTTTATTCATTAGATGATAATTTGGTCCTATATTCTGGGCACAATTATGGTCACAAAGAGATTTCTACACTTGGACAAGAAAAGATAACAAATATGGTAATGCAAAAGAGAACTGAACAACAATTTCTTGATATGATGGGTTAG
- the cobT gene encoding nicotinate mononucleotide-dependent phosphoribosyltransferase CobT yields the protein MKDFELYGNVDLAQNFIDSVKSGRFLFSFVISYTETSEIPGITFAGADKDSIQYTPPADAEYLHYGYCKTIDKIPMTPDGKPTPGLLTKTALESASISHLTINAGSKIVPQLPFIESGLPFGKNILVQDAMNDTIVSHAVEYGQILGRILASLTDCLLIGECIPGGTTTALALLKALDYDAKVSSSIPENPIELKNQIVTSALERIDSEHPYSIVAKIGDPMIPFVAGMLSSASSVSKVMLAGGTQMAAVLAFASKIGFNEENTAIGTTSYITNDETANFKELIHEISDIPILSVDPGMKNSKFSGLRAFSEGFAKEGVGAGGSIISSMLKTGNNSETLLNLAEKEYQRLFT from the coding sequence TTGAAAGATTTTGAATTATATGGAAATGTTGATCTGGCTCAAAATTTCATTGATTCTGTAAAATCTGGTAGATTTCTTTTTTCATTTGTTATTTCATATACTGAAACTTCTGAAATTCCTGGAATAACTTTTGCAGGTGCTGATAAGGATTCAATTCAATATACTCCTCCAGCTGATGCAGAATATCTCCATTATGGGTATTGTAAAACTATTGATAAAATTCCAATGACTCCTGACGGAAAACCCACTCCTGGATTATTAACTAAAACTGCTTTAGAATCTGCAAGTATTTCTCATTTGACAATTAATGCTGGTAGTAAAATCGTTCCTCAATTACCTTTTATTGAATCCGGATTGCCTTTTGGAAAAAATATTTTAGTTCAAGATGCAATGAATGATACAATTGTATCTCATGCAGTTGAATATGGTCAAATTCTTGGAAGAATCTTAGCATCATTAACTGATTGTTTATTGATTGGCGAATGTATCCCTGGTGGAACAACTACTGCTTTAGCATTGTTAAAAGCATTAGATTATGACGCAAAGGTTAGTTCGAGCATTCCTGAAAATCCTATTGAATTAAAAAATCAAATTGTAACATCTGCACTTGAAAGAATTGATTCAGAACATCCCTACAGTATTGTTGCAAAAATTGGTGATCCGATGATTCCTTTTGTTGCTGGAATGTTAAGTTCTGCTTCTAGTGTGTCTAAAGTAATGTTGGCAGGTGGTACACAAATGGCTGCAGTTTTGGCATTTGCATCAAAAATTGGATTTAATGAAGAAAACACTGCAATTGGAACTACATCTTACATTACAAATGATGAAACTGCAAACTTCAAAGAACTTATTCATGAAATCTCAGATATCCCTATTCTTTCTGTAGATCCAGGCATGAAAAATTCCAAATTTTCTGGTTTAAGGGCATTTTCTGAAGGATTTGCGAAAGAAGGAGTTGGAGCAGGTGGCAGTATTATTTCTTCAATGCTGAAAACTGGTAATAACTCTGAAACTTTGTTGAATTTAGCTGAAAAAGAATACCAACGACTATTTACTTGA
- the glmS gene encoding glutamine--fructose-6-phosphate transaminase (isomerizing): MCSIIGYYGKETAAPIIVKGLKRMEYRGYDSVGVATESENQIGLKKGTGKVQEVNSKVQLETLPGRVGIGHTRWATHGKVTDVNAHPHPSNSGKIAIVHNGIIENFEELKKELESDGYVFKSETDSEIISNLLQKHHDQTKNVKETILKTVSQLKGHYSFVAMFEDGQLAAARFHEPLIIGVGKDDYFLSSDVLGFIEFTDNAIYMENGTFVIFDKNKFQISDFNGEQTGYEITKVSKEFGDAYKGDYAHFTLKEIYEQPETILKAGEKTSSEIEAATDYIRQAKNIYITGSGTSYNSALIAKQILSKYVKIKTESIMSSELQFDPNIIEENSILIAISQSGESADVLEAVKIAKNANCKIIAIVNLVTSSLAREADVVIGLNCGPEIGVAATKSFTSQLVILYKIVQKLSNNDITINFEDFSKSISKTLDNPTNIQKIAKELKEISDIYILGRGINYPIATESALKLKELTYIHAEGIAGGELKHGPLALMDSNVFVIILNPNDSTYSDTLTSAREIKARGAKIIGVSDVKSDVYDYWIEMPKINEVLYPISEIIPIQLLSYYAALEKDTDPDYPRNLAKSVTVK, from the coding sequence ATGTGTTCAATTATCGGCTATTATGGAAAAGAAACTGCAGCACCCATAATCGTAAAGGGTCTAAAGAGAATGGAGTATAGAGGATATGATAGTGTAGGAGTTGCAACAGAATCAGAAAACCAAATTGGATTGAAAAAAGGGACTGGAAAAGTACAAGAAGTCAATTCAAAAGTACAATTAGAAACATTACCTGGAAGAGTTGGAATTGGTCATACCAGATGGGCAACACATGGAAAGGTAACAGATGTAAATGCTCATCCACATCCTAGCAATTCAGGAAAAATTGCAATTGTTCATAATGGAATTATAGAAAATTTTGAAGAGTTAAAAAAAGAATTAGAAAGTGATGGATATGTTTTCAAAAGTGAGACAGATAGTGAAATAATTTCAAATTTACTCCAAAAACATCACGACCAAACAAAGAATGTCAAAGAAACAATTCTAAAAACAGTTTCTCAACTAAAAGGACATTATTCATTTGTTGCAATGTTTGAAGATGGGCAATTAGCAGCTGCAAGATTTCATGAACCATTAATTATTGGAGTAGGAAAAGATGATTACTTTTTGTCAAGTGATGTACTAGGATTTATTGAATTTACGGATAATGCAATCTATATGGAGAATGGAACTTTTGTAATATTTGATAAAAACAAATTCCAAATTTCAGATTTTAATGGAGAACAAACAGGGTATGAAATTACCAAAGTTTCAAAAGAATTTGGAGATGCATACAAGGGAGATTATGCACATTTTACACTAAAAGAAATTTACGAACAGCCTGAGACAATTTTGAAGGCAGGAGAAAAGACATCTAGTGAGATAGAAGCAGCAACAGACTATATCAGACAGGCAAAAAATATCTACATTACTGGTAGTGGAACAAGCTACAATTCAGCACTAATTGCAAAGCAGATTTTGTCAAAATATGTCAAAATCAAGACTGAGTCAATCATGTCTAGTGAGCTTCAGTTTGATCCAAACATTATTGAAGAAAATTCCATCCTAATTGCAATATCTCAGAGTGGAGAGAGTGCAGACGTTTTAGAAGCAGTAAAAATTGCAAAAAATGCAAATTGTAAGATTATTGCAATTGTTAATCTAGTGACATCTTCGCTTGCACGAGAAGCAGATGTTGTGATTGGTTTGAATTGTGGTCCAGAGATTGGGGTTGCTGCAACTAAAAGTTTCACATCACAACTTGTAATCTTGTACAAAATTGTGCAAAAATTAAGCAATAATGACATTACAATTAATTTTGAAGATTTCTCAAAGTCAATTTCAAAAACATTGGACAACCCAACCAACATTCAAAAAATTGCAAAAGAATTGAAAGAAATTTCAGACATTTACATTCTAGGTCGAGGAATCAATTATCCAATTGCAACAGAATCTGCACTAAAACTCAAAGAACTGACATATATTCATGCAGAAGGAATTGCAGGTGGCGAACTAAAACATGGACCTCTTGCCTTAATGGATTCCAATGTATTTGTGATCATACTAAATCCAAATGATTCAACATATTCAGATACTCTTACCAGTGCAAGAGAAATTAAAGCTCGTGGTGCAAAAATTATTGGTGTGTCAGATGTGAAAAGTGATGTTTATGATTATTGGATTGAAATGCCAAAAATTAATGAAGTGTTATATCCAATTTCAGAGATAATTCCAATTCAGTTGTTGTCATATTATGCAGCACTTGAAAAAGACACAGATCCTGATTATCCAAGAAATCTTGCAAAATCAGTTACAGTCAAGTAA
- a CDS encoding 30S ribosomal protein S4 has translation MGDPKYPRRVWRKPKRPLNYELKMEELKTLGTFGLRTKRELWKAHTELSRVRHQARSLLALRQEVRAEKEPILMKSLARIGLVSSDATLDDVLNLTANDLLSRRLQTIVTKKLGFKTPYQARQAVIHGHIMIGERKVDIPSYTVTVEEENSIHFAPESKIPQVLEKTKSEAPAEETVEAPAEETVEAPAEEKKEESPSTES, from the coding sequence ATGGGAGATCCAAAATATCCACGTAGAGTTTGGAGAAAACCAAAGAGACCTCTTAATTATGAATTAAAAATGGAAGAGTTGAAAACTCTAGGAACTTTTGGATTAAGAACTAAAAGAGAATTATGGAAAGCACATACAGAACTATCCAGAGTCAGACATCAAGCAAGATCATTACTTGCATTAAGACAAGAAGTTAGAGCAGAAAAAGAACCAATTCTAATGAAATCATTAGCTAGAATAGGACTGGTTAGTTCAGATGCAACACTAGATGATGTACTTAACTTGACTGCAAATGATTTGCTTTCAAGAAGATTACAAACTATTGTTACAAAGAAATTAGGATTCAAGACACCATACCAAGCAAGACAAGCAGTTATTCACGGTCACATTATGATTGGTGAGAGAAAAGTAGACATTCCTTCATACACAGTTACAGTAGAAGAAGAAAACAGTATTCACTTTGCACCAGAATCAAAGATTCCACAAGTTTTAGAAAAGACAAAGAGTGAGGCTCCTGCTGAAGAGACAGTAGAGGCTCCTGCTGAAGAGACAGTAGAGGCTCCTGCTGAAGAGAAAAAAGAAGAAAGTCCTTCAACAGAATCATAG
- a CDS encoding 30S ribosomal protein S13, with the protein MSTQEYRHIVRIVGNDIPGERKMLVGLTQIKGIGYNFATAILDTLNIDSNSNIGHLTDENVQAIEKLITNPAEGNFPTWFLNRRKDIETGNDLHLLTSDIPFTLRNDIERERVTASWRGYRHLSGLKVRGQRTRTSGRKGGAVGVAKGGMAAPAKKSSSDAPAAAAAPTTDAPAAEAAPAEAAPAAEEKKE; encoded by the coding sequence TTGAGCACTCAAGAATATAGACACATTGTTAGGATTGTGGGAAACGATATCCCAGGAGAGAGAAAGATGCTAGTTGGACTCACTCAGATCAAGGGGATTGGATATAATTTTGCCACAGCAATTCTAGACACATTAAACATTGATTCAAACTCAAACATTGGTCACCTTACCGATGAAAATGTTCAAGCAATTGAGAAACTAATTACAAATCCAGCTGAAGGCAACTTTCCAACATGGTTCCTCAACAGAAGAAAAGACATTGAAACTGGCAATGATTTGCATTTGCTAACATCAGATATTCCATTTACATTAAGAAATGATATTGAAAGAGAAAGAGTTACTGCAAGTTGGAGAGGTTATCGTCATCTTAGCGGTCTCAAAGTAAGAGGACAAAGAACAAGAACATCAGGTAGAAAAGGTGGAGCAGTCGGTGTTGCAAAAGGTGGTATGGCAGCTCCTGCAAAGAAATCATCATCTGATGCGCCAGCAGCCGCAGCAGCTCCAACTACAGATGCACCAGCTGCAGAAGCAGCACCAGCAGAAGCAGCACCAGCTGCAGAGGAGAAAAAAGAATAG
- a CDS encoding metal ABC transporter solute-binding protein, Zn/Mn family, with product MKKPIIITTVVIAAIIAGLSSTVFTQNNSSDEIILSDAEQSAGNTETIMVTTTTNVVTDLVENIGGDNVSVTGLMGPGVDPHLYRPSANDVKKLQDADIVFYNGLDLEGKMGDIFVKIGREGTAVWAVSENISHESLLSLDNTGHFDPHIWWDAELWMEAAKVVATGLSEYDPENSQAYEKNLQEYLTQLEELDQDSLEKMNSISQGQRVLVTAHDAFQYFGHAYGLEEMAIQGWSTDSEAGIREIQNLADEISERKIKAVFVETTISPATIEALTAAVQDKGHDVVIGGKLFSDAIGEKGTSEGTYVGAFTHNVETIVNALK from the coding sequence ATGAAAAAACCGATCATTATTACAACTGTAGTAATTGCAGCAATAATTGCAGGATTGTCATCTACTGTTTTTACTCAAAACAACAGTTCTGATGAAATTATTCTTAGTGATGCAGAACAATCTGCTGGCAATACTGAAACAATTATGGTTACAACTACCACCAATGTTGTAACCGATCTTGTTGAAAATATTGGTGGAGACAATGTGTCGGTTACCGGATTAATGGGACCTGGCGTGGATCCTCATTTGTATCGTCCCAGCGCAAATGATGTAAAAAAACTTCAGGATGCTGATATTGTATTTTACAATGGTTTAGACTTGGAAGGAAAAATGGGTGACATATTTGTAAAAATAGGACGAGAAGGAACAGCAGTGTGGGCTGTATCTGAAAATATTTCCCATGAATCACTCTTGAGTCTTGATAATACAGGTCATTTTGATCCCCATATTTGGTGGGATGCAGAATTGTGGATGGAGGCAGCTAAAGTTGTTGCAACTGGATTAAGTGAATATGATCCAGAAAATTCCCAAGCATATGAAAAAAATCTTCAAGAGTATTTGACACAATTAGAAGAACTTGATCAAGATAGTTTAGAGAAGATGAATTCTATTTCCCAAGGACAACGAGTTCTTGTAACTGCTCATGATGCCTTTCAGTATTTTGGTCATGCTTATGGTTTAGAGGAGATGGCAATTCAGGGATGGAGCACTGATAGTGAAGCTGGAATAAGAGAGATTCAAAATTTAGCTGATGAAATATCTGAGAGAAAGATAAAAGCCGTATTTGTAGAAACTACTATTTCTCCTGCCACAATTGAGGCTTTGACTGCTGCAGTTCAGGATAAAGGACATGATGTTGTGATTGGTGGCAAATTATTCTCAGATGCCATAGGTGAAAAGGGAACTAGTGAAGGAACCTATGTTGGAGCTTTTACACACAATGTTGAGACAATTGTGAATGCATTGAAATGA
- a CDS encoding metal ABC transporter ATP-binding protein, with amino-acid sequence MMEQKSVRRNMNDEQTFPIEIKHLSVTYRTEPALWNLDLNLPEGQLIAIVGPNGAGKSTLIKAVMGLVPITAGKVSIYGKQYSKQRSKVAYVPQRGTVDWDFPTDALDVVEMGLYGKLGWLRRPNSQTKEKARECLEKVGLKDYADRQIGQLSGGQQQRVFLARALAQDPQIYLMDEPLNGVDAITEETILSILEDLKKEGKTIVMVHHDLQTVDKYFDWVVMLNRNLISAGPIKEVFTKENLDIAYQEKQRMSIQ; translated from the coding sequence ATGATGGAGCAAAAATCGGTTCGAAGAAACATGAATGACGAACAAACATTTCCAATTGAAATCAAACATCTTTCTGTTACCTATCGTACTGAACCTGCATTATGGAATTTAGATCTAAATCTACCTGAAGGACAATTAATTGCAATTGTTGGTCCAAATGGTGCAGGTAAATCTACTTTGATAAAAGCAGTAATGGGATTGGTTCCAATCACTGCAGGCAAAGTAAGCATTTATGGAAAACAATATTCAAAACAAAGAAGCAAAGTGGCGTATGTTCCACAACGTGGAACTGTTGATTGGGATTTCCCTACTGATGCATTAGATGTTGTAGAGATGGGGCTTTATGGAAAACTTGGATGGTTACGTCGTCCTAATTCTCAAACAAAAGAGAAAGCAAGAGAATGTTTGGAAAAAGTTGGGTTAAAGGATTATGCAGATAGACAAATTGGTCAGTTGTCTGGAGGCCAACAACAAAGAGTATTCCTTGCAAGAGCTTTGGCCCAGGATCCTCAAATTTATCTTATGGATGAGCCATTAAACGGAGTTGATGCAATTACAGAAGAGACAATACTCTCAATTCTTGAGGATCTAAAAAAAGAAGGAAAGACAATTGTGATGGTTCATCATGATCTGCAAACTGTGGACAAGTATTTTGATTGGGTTGTAATGCTAAATAGGAATCTGATATCTGCTGGACCAATAAAAGAAGTATTTACAAAAGAAAATTTGGATATTGCGTATCAAGAAAAACAACGCATGTCTATTCAATAA